Part of the Immundisolibacter sp. genome is shown below.
GCCCTGTTCGGCTGGCTGCTCGCCGGCCCGGTGATGGCGGACGAGGACGAGGACTTCGCCGAGTGGGAACGCGAAATCACCCCCGAGGTGAACGACCCGCTGGAGCCGATCAATCGCGGCGTGTTCTGGTTCAACGAACAGGCCGACCGCTTCGTCATCAAGCCGGTGGCCAAGGGTTACGACTTCATCACGCCCAAGCCAGTCAAACGCGGCGTCAGCAACGTGTTCGATAACCTGTTCATGCCGGTGGTCGCGGTCAGCGACCTGCTGCAGGGCAACTTCCAGAACAGCGCCGAGGATGTCGGGCGCTTTGTGGTCAACAGTACCGTCGGTGTGGTCGGCATCTTCGACGTCGCCACCGGCTGGGGCCTGGAGCGCCGCCGCGAGGACATCGGCCAGGCATTCGGAGCCTGGGGCATCGGCGCCGGCCCCTATCTGGTGCTGCCGATTCTTGGCCCGAGTAACGTACGTGACGGCGTTGGCCTGGTCGGCAACTACTTCCTGCTGCCGCAGACCTATATCGACGATGAGGGCGTGCGATGGGGCGTGGCGGTATTGGGTGGTATCGACACCCGCTACCGCCTGCTCGACGCCAGCCGGGTGCTGGAGCAAGCAGCTCTCGACCGCTATGCCTTCGTGCGGTCATCGTATGCGCAGCACCGGAAGAATCTGGTCCAGAACAAGGACGGTGGCAAACCGGTACCCGCGGCAAGCTTCGGCCAGTAGGGCAAAAAAGGCGGTGGGCCCGAGGGCCCACCGCCAAGCAAGAAGGGCCTCGGGGCAATCCGGGGCCCTTTTTTGTTAGTTGTTGGCTTGAGCGAAAAACGGGCAGTTGTGGCCTTTTCCGGCGGACAGATCATCTTTGATCTAGCTCGCAAACTCCTGCGCGCCAAGCGCGATCACCGCCCGGTCTGGTCTGACCGCCCGTCCGCTTTGGAAGCGGGCTCCACCAGCGCCCCGCCGGTAACGTCCTGGGTTGGTTCGCCGGCGGCCGTCTGGCTGGCAATGTTCATGCTGCGGACGACCCCGCGGATACGCGGCAGCCGGCGCCCGAACCACAACGCCGCCAGCATGCACAAGCCGCCGCCAACGGCAACCGTGGCCGGTGCGCCGGCAACCTCGGCCAGGCTGCCGGCGAGCAGCGCGCCCAACGGCGCCATGCCCATGAACATCATCGCGTACAGCGACATCACCCGCCCGCGCAGGGCATCGGGCACCATCATCTGCAGCAGGGTGTTGGATGAGGCCATCTGCACCATCATGGCGAAGCCGGTCGGCACCAGCAGGGCGCACGATAACCAGAAATTTCGCGACTGCGAGAAGCACACCAGGCCTAGCCCAAAACCGAACGCCGCCCACGGCACCCAACTGCCAAGCCCACGGGTGCTGCGCCGTGCCGCGAGCAGCAGCGCCCCTGCCAGTGCCCCGCCGCCCGCGCAACTCATGAGGATTCCGAGCCCCTGCGGACCGCCGCCCAGAATGCGGTCCGCGAATACCGGCATCAGCACTGCGTACGGCATGCCGGCCAGACTGACCATGCCCAGCAGCAGCAACAGACTGCGGATGGGCAAGTGGCCGCGCACATACCGCACGCCATCCGCGATGTGCGTCAACATCGAGCCGGTCTGCACCGGTCGGCTGAACGGTTCGAGCCGCATCGCCAGCAGCGCGCCGAGCACGGTGGCGTAGCTCAGTCCGTTCAGCAGAAAGCACCAGCCCTCTCCGGCGGCGGCCACCAGCACGCCTGCCACCGCCGGGCCGATCAGCCGCGCGGCATTGAAGGCGGACGAATTCAGCGCAATGGCGTTCGGCAGATCCTCCCGACCCACCATCTCCACGGTAAATGCCTGGCGAGCCGGCAGGTCGAAGCCATTGACCATGCCCAGCAGAACCGCGAGCACAAACACGTGCCAGACCTCGACCCGCCCGCTGAGCGTAAGGGCTGCCAGACCAAGCGCAAGCACCGCGGACGCCACCGCCGTGGCAAGCAGCAGCCTGTGGCGACTGAAGCGGTCCGCCACCGCGCCGCCGAGCGGCGCCATCAGGAACACCGGAAACTGGTTGGCAAAGCCCGCCAGACCGAGCAGCACGGCCGAATCGGTCATCCGGTAAATCAGCCACGCCTGGGCCAGGGCCTGTATCCAGGTGCCGGGCAGCGACAGCAACTGGCCGAAGAAAAACAGGCGGAAATTGCGGTGGCGAAATGCGCGCAGCATCCCGGGCTGAGCGGGCGTGGGGTGGTCGGAATTCGTGGGAGACACCGTGTGGATCATGGCCTATTGTGGGGCGCCGGGACAGGCCGGGCAGCGCCCTGTGTGATTGCGTTCAGCTGGACGGCGATCGAGCCTCAGGCAGTGATGAGGCCGGTAACCGCCTCGCTATAAAGCGCCAGCGACTGCATGGACTCCTCCTGGCCGATGGAGCCCCAGACGAACTCCAGTAACAGATAGTTGCAGCCGGTCTCGGCGAAGAACTGTTCGGTCTGCGCCCGCACGGTAGCCGGGGAGCCAACGATGAACGTGTCGTAAGCCGCAAGCTGATCGTAATCGGGCGGGAACTGGGTCGCGACGGCGCCATTGTCCCGCCACAGCTTTTGCAGGCTGTAGTAAAAGACCGGATACGCCTCACGGGCCTTGCGCTGCGCCTGGGCGTCGGTTTCCGCAACGTACACCAGCCGAAACGCCCCAATGCGCGGGGTCTTCAGCTGCGGGTTGAGGCTGCTACCCTCCGCCTGAGCCTGCTGCCACAATTCCCGGTACACGCTTGCCTGGGGCGCGAGGGCCTGGTTCGGGCCCCCAGTGATCACGTTCATTCCCATGCCAGCGGCGTAGCGCAGGCTGCGTTCGCTATTGATGCCGTACCACAGCGGTGGGTTGGGTTGCTGCAAGGGCCGCAGCTCCATGGGTACGCTCCGGAAGCGGTAATTTCGGCTGTCGTGGCTCAAGGCCTCGCTGCGCAGCCCCTTGATCAGAATCTCCAGCACCTCTTCCATATCGTCCCGAGCTTGCAGGAACTGGGTGCCGTAATGACCGAGTTCGAATGGTGAAATGCCGCGACCGAACCCCAGCTCCAGCCGACCACCGCTCATGTGGTCCAGCATGCAGATTTCTTCGATCAGTCGCAGCGGGTGATACAGCGGCAGCAGATGTACCAGCGAGCCAAGCCGGATGCGCCGAGTGCGCTGAATCAAGGCGCTCAGGTATACAGCCGGCGACGGCGCCATGCCCAGCGGCGTGAAATGGTGCTCCGCCACGTGGTAGCACCAGTATGGCCCCTGATCCGCCAGCTCCAGAAACTGGCAGCGACCTTCGTAAAGCTCGGTCAGTGACTGACCGGGTCGACGCTCGACATGGTCCCAGATGCCCACGGAAACATCGCTCACGAGACTCCTCCCCGAATGCTTATTGGCTCCGGATGCAGACTGCACGGCCAGAGAATCTACGCTGATACAACGTGCCGATGACGGACGGGTAGCGCGCCAGCGCCTGGCTGGCCGATGTTGCCTCCGGCCTAGCACCTCAAGCTATAAGTTTGTGTACATGCCCAGACACGCATCCGTGCGCTGAGTGCGCGAAGCGAACCTCAGCAATAGCCGCAGCTATTGCGAGGATGAGCGACAAAGCACTCGGTGATGCGGGGCGGGTCGAACATAGCGAAATTTATAGGCTGAGGTAGTAGGTTTTACCATCCATTCGACAAGCTCGTAACCGGCACTGATCGCCAGAACCGCGCACAGCACCAGAAACGCCAGCATCCCCCGCCCGCGTACGGCGTAGCAATATCTCGCGAATGGCCAGTGCCTGCACCAACGCCACTGTGCAAAGTGGCCGCTCTTGTCGCACGGATTGCGCCCCACGTTCATCGGCGCTTCGAGCCAGAAACCGAACGGCACCCGCGCGTGGCTGTAAGCGCCGCCGACCATCAAAAATCGTAACCTGAATGAAGCGTAGCGGAATCCGGGACGTTGGCGATGACCTCCCCGTATTTCGCTGCGCTCCATACGGGCTCCCACCCTCGACGAGCCTCACCTCCGATATAACCCCTCGACCGCCTCCCGATACCGGTCAATCAACTGCCCGCGCCGGGTCTTCTGGGTAGCGGTCAGCAGGCCGTTGGCTTCGGTCCATTCGTCCAGCGTCAGATGCACCCGGCGCAGGCGGGCGTAGCCCGGAAAGGCATGCAGCGCGGTCTCGACCTTGGCCAGCACGGCCTGTTCGGCACGCGGATCGGCCAGGGACGCCGGGGCGTTGGCATCCAGACCCAGTCCGACGGCAAGGTCCGCCCATGGTTTGCGATGCAGCACCAGCACCGCGGCCAGATACGGGCGCCCCTCGCCGACCAGCAGCGCCTGGTGGATCAGCGGGTCGAGCATCAGTGCGTGTTCGATGTCGACCGGCGGCACTTTCTCGCCGTTGGCCAGCACGATGATGTCCTTCAGGCGGCCGGTGATGTACCAGTGCCGGCCCCGCTGAGCAGCGATGTCTCCGGTGTGCAGCCAGCCGTCGGCGTCGAGCACGGCGGCAGTGGCTTCGGCGTCGTGCCAGTAACCCGCCATTACGCCGGGGCTTTTGGCGAGCAGTTCGTCGCTTGGGCCAAGGCGCAGTTCCACGTCCGGCAGTGGCAGGCCGACGCTGTCGGGCCGGTTTTCGGCCAGGGTGTTAACGGCCAGCACCGGGCTGGCTTCGGTCAGGCCATAGCCTTGCAACAGCGGCAGGCCGAGGCTGATGAATAGCCGCGCCACGTCCGGCGGCAGGGCCGCGCCGCCGCAAATGGCCAGGCGCAGCCGCCCGCCCAGGCGATCGAGCACCGGACGGGCCACCTGTCGGCGCAGAAATGGCAACGTGGCCAGCAGGGGCGTACCAGAAGCCCGGCCTTGTGCGCGCTCGAAATCCCGCCAGCCGAGTTTTAACGTGGCATCGAATAGCCATTGCACGGGCCCAGGGCGCTGGCCAATACCCTCGCGGATGGCGATGGCGCTACGCTCGAACACGCGTGGCACGCTCACCAGCACGGTCGGCCGCACGACGACCAGATCGTCCGCCAGCTGCTGGATGCCCCGTCCAAACGCGACCGCCGCCCCGGCCAGCAGCGGTAGGTAGTAGCCAATGGTGCGTTCAAGCGTATGCGACAGGGGCAGGAAGGACAGGAACAGGTCGTCCAGCGTGACCGGCGCCATGGCTTCGGCCGCGGCGGCGTTCCACAGCATATTGCGGTGGCTCAGCATCACACCCTTGGGCCGGCCGGTGGTGCCGGAGGTGTAGACAATGCTCGCCAGCGCCTCAGCGTCGGTGCACTCGACGCCAAACTCCCCGTGCTCGGGCAGCCAATGGTCCAGCGACAACACACGGTCATCATCCGCGTCGCCCTGCGCCAGCACCACCCGCTCCAGCGCGCCCAGATACCCGTGCGGCAGTAGCGCCTGCCATTGCGCAGCAGTTTCGACCAGCAGCAGGGCAGCGCCGGAATGTTCCAGCACGTAAGCGGCGTTGTCCGGCCGGTCGTCCCGGTAGACCGGCACCACCACCAGCCCAAGTGCCAGCGCGGCCAGGTCAAAGCACACCCAATCCGGGCCGTTTGGCAGCATTACCGCCACCCGCGCACCTGTCGCCAGGCCCTCGCCGCGCAGCGCGGCCTGGAACCGCCCGACGCGCCGCGCTACCTGCTGCCAGGTAAGGTCCAGCCAGGCGCCGTCGTGGAAATAGCGATAAGCCACCGCGGCGGGGCTGCGGGCTGCGCGGGCGCTCAGCAAACCAGGCAGGGTACCTGCCTCGCGCCAGGGGATCGGGTCGTGACGGGCGCCCAACGTGCTCACCGTGCTCAGGCCGTTGTACTGACGCGCCTGAAGCTGCCGGCGGGAAAGGCATCGACAGCAATGATCTCGCGCAGCAGTTCCTGATACCCGCCCAGCAGGGCCACCTCGCCGGCGTCGAGCACACCGGCCGCCTGGGCCTGCGCGAGCAGGTCCTCGTCGGCGCCGACCGCCAGCTCGCCGCTTTTAAGCGCGCCGCGCAGCTTGCGCTGCACCTGTCCGGCGGCGTCCGCTTGCGCCAGGGCCAGTTCCAGCCGGCCGGTGGCCTCGGCCGGGTCCTCGGACAGATAGATGCCGTCGGTGAGACGGTCGCGGCTGTCACCGGGCGCGAGCAACAACTCCGCCACCTGCTGGCCAAGCGCGTCGTCCGGACCGTGGTGCGGCTGGCCGGTAGGGAACACCAGCCAGCGCAGGAGCCAGCCCAGCGCGCGATTCGGGTAGTTGGCAAACAGGCCGTCGAAGGCGGTGCCGATACGGGCCAGGCAATCGTCGAGCGCCCACCGCGCCAGGGGCAGATCTTCCGGCGGCTGGTCTTGCTGCTGAAAATGACGCAACACGGCGCTGGCCAGGTACAGCTCGGACAGCACATCGCCCAGGCGCGCCGACAGGCGCTCGCGGCGCTTCAGTTCGCCGCCCACCAGCAACATCGTGACATCGGCGCTGAAAGCGAACGCGGCGCTCATCCACGACAGGCGTTGCTGGTAGCGACCGCTGACTCCGTCCCCCGGCACCTGCGCCAGGCGCCCCCGGGTAAGGCCCAGAAAAAAACTGCGCGCCGCATTGCCCAGGAGGAACCCGGCATGTCCCAGCAACAACTGGTCAAAACGCTCCACCGCCAGGTCGGCGTCCTGTTCCTGCACCGCCAGCATCTCGTCCAGCACATAGGGGTGCGCACGCACCGCGCCCTGGCCAAAAATAATCAGGCTGCGGGTCAGGATATTGGCGCCCTCGACCGTGATCGCCACCGGCATCACCTGGTAGTAGCGGGCGAGAAAATTGCGTGGCCCCATCATCACGCCGCTGCCAGCCTGCACATCCATGGCGTCGTTGACCACACGCCGGCCACGCTCGGTGAGGTGGTACTTCAGGATGGCGGTCAGTACCGCCGGCTTTTCGCCGTGATCGAGCCCATACAGGGTGAGGCTTCGGGCGGCGTCCATCTGGTAGCAGTTGCCGGCGATACGGGCAAGCGCCTCCTGCACGCCCTCGAAACGGCCGACCGGCACGCCGAACTGCTCGCGCAGCCGCGCATAGGCGCCGGTGTAACGGGCGGCGACTTTGGCGACACCGGTGCTGAGCGCCGGCAGCGAAATGCCGCGACCTTCCGACAGGCAACTGACCAGCATTTCCCAGCCGCGACCGATGCCGGCCTCGCCGCCGATGATCCATGACAGCGGCGCGAACACGTTCTCACCATGCAAGGGACCGTTCTGAAATGGAACGTCGAGCGGCAGGTGACGTTCGCCGCTGCGCACGCCGGGCGCGTCGGCCGGCAACAGCAGCACCGTGATGCCGCGCTCCACCGGGCCTGCGAGCAGGCCGTCCGGGTCGCGCAGGCTGAACGCAAGACCGATCACCGTCGCCACCGGCGCCAGAGTGATGTAGCGCTTTTCGAAATTCAGGCGCACGCCGAGCACATCCTGTCCGTCGTGCGAGCCGCGGCACACCACCCCTATATCGGGCAAGGCGCTGGCGTCTGAGCCAGCCTGTGGGCCGGTCAGCGCAAAACAGGGAATGTCCTGTCCGCGCGCCAGACGTGGCAGGTAGTGGTCCTTTTGCTCTGGCGTGCCGTAGTGGCGCAGCAGCTCGGCCGGCCCGAGCGAATTGGGCACCATCACCGTAATGGCCGCTGTCACACTGCGACTGGCAAGCTGCATCACCACCGCCGAGTGGGTACGGTGGCTAAAGCCCTGGCCACCGTATTCAGTGGGGATGATCAGGCCAAAAAAGCCCTGCTCGCGCATGAATTTCCACACCGGAGCGGGAAGATCGGCGTCCTGGTGCGTGATGCGCCAATCATCCAGAAGCGCGCACAGCCGCGGCACGGGACCGTCCAGGAATGCCTGCTCCGCCGGCGTGAAAGGCGCATCGACAAAGCCGGCCAGCAGATCCCAGTCAGGCTGGCCACTGAATAACTCGCGATCCCACCACACGGTACCGGCGGCCATCGCCTCGCGCTCGGTGTCGGACAATGGCGGCAGCTGCCGACGGTAAAACGTCAGCACCCGCCCGGTAACGTATTCGCGGCGCCAGTCGTCGGCGTGCAGCAGCAACGCAAACGCCCCCCACAGTAACCACAACACCAGGGCCAACAGCACGGGAAAGCCGCCACTGATCGATGCCAGCAACAGGGTGCCGCCGAGCGCCGAAGTGGCTGCCAGTCGACCGAGTTGGCGATAGGCAGCGACGCCCCCGACCGCAAGCAGCGCCAGTAACCATAGCAACGCGTTCATCGATCCCCCCCCAATGATTGCCCCTGGCTGGGGCACTGCTTACAATCCGAACGATCGATAAGGCCAATCACTGAACCGTCCTCCTGGAGTAAGTCATGGCAATCAGCATCGACAAATCCAAAACCGCTCTCCTGGTTATGGACGTACAAAACGACATCACGCATATCGACTCGCCCATGGCACGCCAGCTTGGGTTTGCACAGATGATCCAGCAGACCGGCATGCTGAACAACTTACGCCGTTTGATGGATGCCTGTCGCGCCAACGGCGTGCCGGTGGTGCATGTGCTGATCGATCTTGAAGGTGGTGTGCAGCCGCGTTGGCCGCATCGGGGCGGGTTCTTTGAGCTGGTGAGCGGCGGCAAAGTGTGTAAACGCGGCACCTGGGGCGGTGAGGCGGCCGAACTGGTAAAACCGCTGCCCGGCGAGGCGATCGTGTACAAGTGCATCTTCAGCGCCTTTGTCAGTTCAGGCCTGCAGGAGCTGCTGGACGCGCAAGGCATTACCGATCTCATTCTGAGCGGGGTCAGCACCGACGCCGTCGTGGAATCCACCGCCTGGGATGCCAACGACCGCGGCTACAGCAATATCCTGGCCGAGAACTGCTGCATCGCCGGCAGCCAGGAGGCACACGACATCAGCGTGCAGCGCATGGCCGGGCGCTGCGACGTGGCCAAGGCCGACGAAATCATCGCTGCCCTGGCCTGACAACCTGTAACCAACTCACCAGCCCGTCTTCCTTCGCGCGAACTGGCGCGGATCAACCCGACACAACCCAGGAAAGACACTATGGACCAGATCACTGACCGCAACGGCCTGAACCTGTCCGACCTCCTGGATTGCGTGCGTGACGCCCCGGACGAGGGCCGCTTCGAGGTGGCGCGACGCATCTTTGCCGACCCGGCCATCTTCGAACTGGAGATGCGCAATATCTTCGAGTCGACCTGGGTCTACCTGGCGCACGAGAGCCAAATCCCGAACCCGCACGATTTTGTCGCCGCCCGCATCGGCCGCAAACCGGTGCTGGTCACCCGCGGCGAGGACGGGCGGGTCAACGCCTTCCTGAACAGCTGCTCGCACCGCGGGGCCGAGCTGACCAGCAGCAAGCGCGGCAACAAACGCACCCTGACCTGCCCGTATCACGGTTGGGTATACGACAGCAGCGGCCGCTGCATGAACGTGGATGCCGAGTCACGCGGCGGCTACACGGACTACTTCGCCAGTCTGTCGCACGATCTGGCGCGGGTGAAGATTGGCGTATACCGGGGCTTCGTGTTCGGCAGCCTTAACGAGGCCGTGGAACCGATTGAACAGTACCTGGGCGGCTCCGCCGCGGTCATCGATGCCATGGCCGACCAGTCCCCCGACGGGCTGGAGCTGGTCCGCGGCGGCATTCGATACACCTGCCGCGCCAACTGGAAGATGCAGCTGGAGAACATCGACGGCTATCACTTCTTTCCGGTTCACACCAGCTACATCGGGCTGATCCTGGAGCGGCAAAAGAAAGCCACGAGCGCGATCAAGACCATCGACCCCACGCAGATGGCCAGCTTGCCGGGTGGCAGCTACCAGTTCGAGAACGGCCACAGCATGGACTGGGGCCTGATGCCCAACGGCGACGACCGCCCGCTGGGTTTCCAGCGCGAGCGCATCACGCGTGAATTCGGGCCGGACAAGGCGCGCTGGATGATCGATGCGGTGCGCAACCTGGTGGTGTTCCCGAACCTGCTGCTGATGGACCAGTCCTCGTCCACGGTACGCATCGTGCATCCGCTGTCGGTCGATCAGACCCTGATCGAGGTGTACTGCGTGGCGCCCCGCGGCGAGCCCAAAGCGGCACGCGAACGGCGGCTGCGACAGTTCGAGGACTTTCTGGGACCTGCGGGGCTCGCCACGCCGGACGATCAGGCGGTGATGGAGGCCTGCCAGCGCGGCTTCATGGCCTCACACCGACCGTATCTGCAGGGCCATTTCCGGGGCATGACACACGTGACTGCCGGTGCCGATGACAACGCCCGGGGGATTGACCTTGCGCCGCAGTTCAGCGGCAGCGACATTGACGACGAGACTTTCACCCACACCCAGTACCGGCAGTGGCTGCGCCTGATGACTCAGCAAGGCGCCTGACGGTAAATCTTTAGCAGGAACGCAAGCACGGCCGGCGCGCCGCCTGCCACGCAAGACTCTGCACGATGGTCATCGGCCAGACGCATCGACAGCGCCGGCAGGGGCACGCTTACCGTTGTGCTGTAACCGATGAACCGGTCTTGCCCGTCAGGCGTTGGTAGCGCTCGATATCGGCGCCAAACGTGGCGCGTATGGCCTCCTGCTCGCCCTGGATCCGGCTGACGGCCTGCTCCTGTGCGATCAGGTCAGCCGCTGTCTTGGCCCGCGCATTGACCAGGGTTACCGGCGGTGCTCGGCCAGCGGCCTTGTGCTCGGCCAGGGTTGCATCCATCTGTTGCAAATTGCGCCGCAGATGTCCGATGGTGTTCTCGACCGCGCGCAATATCTGACTGTGGCTTTCCAGCTTGCTATCGCGCAGACGCCTGATGTCCGCGCTGCTGGCATAGGTCTGCAGCAGCATGCGGTCGTGGTTTTGCTGCGCTGCGAGCGTTTGCGCGCGCGCGTTTTCAGCCTCTTGTGCGGCGGCCTTGGCGGTCGCGTCCGCCTTGTCCCGCTGCGCCTGCTGGTTCAATTGTTCCGCGCTCAGCGCCGGCTCAACGCGATAACGCACCTTCAGCGTGTCGCGATCGAGTACCTCGTAGCCCGTCTGCGCATAGGCCGGCGGCAGACTGCTCGCCACGTGCATGCGACCGGCCTCGTCGCGAAAGCGGTACAGGCTGCCACCGCCAGCGGCCAGTACGTCTGAGGCAGCGAAGCCCGCCAGCATCAGGCAGACCGCAAGCAACCGACGCCGACGATCAGGCAACGCCATACTGCGCCCGATAGGTCCGGATGGCCGCTGCTTGGGCAGCCATCCGCGTGTCGTTTTCAAGGTATTGCATGAGTTCATGGAGTCCTGCCACCGCAACCACCGGCACGCCATGGCGTGCCTGTACCTCGGCTACTGCCGAATGTTCACCCTGCCCGCGCTCCTGGCGGTCCAGCGCCACCAGTACCCCGGCCAGATGCGCGCCGGCGCTCTGGATCAACGCCGCCGAGTGCTGCACTGACAGCCCGGACGAGATCACGTCGTCCACGACCATCACCGCACCGGCCAGCGGCGCACCGACGATGACGCCGCCCTCGCCGTGGTCCTTGGCTTCCTTGCGGTCAAAGGCGAAGGGCATGTCCAGATCCTGCTCGCCGGCCAACGCAATGGCGGTCGCCGCCACCAGAGGAATACCTTTGTAGGCAGGCCCGAACAACATATCGAACGGAACCGCCGCGCGCTTTAATGCCGCCGCGTAGTAGCCGCCCAGGCGGCGCAGGCGCTCGCCGCTGTTGAACAGGCCGGCGTTGAAAAAATACGGGCTTTTACGGCCTGACTTGAGGGTGAAGTCGCCAAATTTAAGCACGCCACTTTGGATGGCGAAGTCGAAGAACTCGCGCTGATAGACTTCCACGTCGTTTATCCAGGCCGATTGAAATTGATCGGTTCACACCGACAAAGCAGGGGAACACACCGCTGAAAATCATCACCCTGAACCTGAACGGCATCCGCTCGGCGTGGCGCAAGGGCGTGGCCGATTTTCTGGCAGGCGAAAACGCCGACCTCGTGTGCATGCAGGAAACCAAGGCGCAGCGCCCGCAGTTCTCGGCCGAGATGTTAGCACCGGGCTCCTGCCAGGGCTTTTTTCATGACGCCATAAAGCCCGGTTATAGCGGCGTGGGTATCTACACCCGGCGCACCCCAGACCGGGTCGTGGAAGGCCTGGGCTGGGCGGATTTCGACGCCGAAGGGCGCTGGTTGCAGGTGGACTTCGGGTGCTTGAGCGTGGTCTCGCTTTACTTGCCGTCGGGCTCCAGCAGCGAGGCGCGTCAGCAGGTGAAGTTCAGCGTCATGGAGCGCCTGACGCCATTGCTACGGCAGATGCGCAATGACGGCCGCGACTGGATCATCTGCGGCGATATCAACATCGCGCACAAGAACATCGACATCAAGAACTGGCGCGGCAACCAGAAAAACTCGGGATTTCTACCCGAAGAGCGCGCCTGGCTGGATCTGCTGTTCGATGAATTGGGCTGGGTCGACGCCTTTCGCGCAGTCAACCAGGAACCGGATCAATACACCTGGTGGTCCAACCGCGGGCAGGCCTGGGCCAAGAACGTTGGCTGGCGCATCGACTACCAGATCCTGTCCCCCGGGCTGCGGGACTGTGTACGTTCGGCACGCATCCACACCGCCGAGCGATTTTCAGACCATGCGCCGCTGATCATGGAATACGCGCTGCCACCGGCGTGATCAAGCGAAAGGTCAGATTGATGCGCGGTCCGACCGGGCGGCGCGTCTTAGGCACACAGTGACGCCAATGGGTTTGCAGCCGCCCGGCCATGACCAGCAGCGAACCCGCTGCCAGCGGTATATCCACGGAGGCCAGGTCGGCGCGGCGTCGATGCTTGAGCACAAGACGCCGTGTATCGCCCAGGCTCAGCGAGGCAATCACCGGTTCGGGCCCCAGGCTCGCCTCATCGTCGCTGTGCCAACCCATGCTGTCGGCGCCGTCACGGTACAGGTTGACGAGCACGCTGTTGAAGCGGCAAGCGAGCGTGGCCTCGATGCGTTGGCGCAGGTCCTCCAGCGACGCGGTCCACGGCAGGGGGTCCAGCGCCTGGCCACTGTAGGCGTAGCGGGCATCGGCATCGCCGTACCAGGCGCACAGGCGCGGCGTCAGCCGCTCGCGACCAAACAGCCACAGACGGTGCTGTTGCCAGGCGAGAGCTTCGGTCAGATTCGTCAGCAAGTTGCCGGCATCGTCAACCGACAGAAACTGCGGCAGCTGATAAAGCATGCCGTCCGGCAGCGACACAGGAACACTGCCAGGCGGCAGGCGCGGCGTACCTGTCAGCGGTAGAAGACGTGCCCGCCGATGCGGGCAAGGCGGGTCAGGCGCTCAGCCCAGGTCGGCTCCCTGGCCTTGACCCGCAAAAAATACAGGGCGCCTTGCGTGGGGTCCTCCACCTGCCCGGCCAGTACCTCACGCGCCACATCCTGGGACGACTCCCACATGCGGCCCGGCGCCGGCTTATCGCTACGCCCGTCGCACCACCAGCCGAACTGACACGGTCGCTGCTCGCCACCCTGTTGTACGACCTGGCACACCCCGCCGGGGAACTGGGCTTCGCGAGCCCGGTTGAGCACGACGTAGGCGACCGCCTCCTTGCCCTCGCGGGGTTCGCCACGGGCCTCGAAGTACACGGCAAGCGCCAGGCAACGCAGCGCATCGGGCGGCACTTCGCGGGCACCCGCGCGCGCGGGTGCTGGCAAGCCCAGCCCGGAAAACACCGTGACAAGCACCAAGGCAACCAGGGAAATTCGCTTTATTTTCATCATCATCCCGTTCCAGACGGGCA
Proteins encoded:
- a CDS encoding acyl-CoA dehydrogenase, which encodes MNALLWLLALLAVGGVAAYRQLGRLAATSALGGTLLLASISGGFPVLLALVLWLLWGAFALLLHADDWRREYVTGRVLTFYRRQLPPLSDTEREAMAAGTVWWDRELFSGQPDWDLLAGFVDAPFTPAEQAFLDGPVPRLCALLDDWRITHQDADLPAPVWKFMREQGFFGLIIPTEYGGQGFSHRTHSAVVMQLASRSVTAAITVMVPNSLGPAELLRHYGTPEQKDHYLPRLARGQDIPCFALTGPQAGSDASALPDIGVVCRGSHDGQDVLGVRLNFEKRYITLAPVATVIGLAFSLRDPDGLLAGPVERGITVLLLPADAPGVRSGERHLPLDVPFQNGPLHGENVFAPLSWIIGGEAGIGRGWEMLVSCLSEGRGISLPALSTGVAKVAARYTGAYARLREQFGVPVGRFEGVQEALARIAGNCYQMDAARSLTLYGLDHGEKPAVLTAILKYHLTERGRRVVNDAMDVQAGSGVMMGPRNFLARYYQVMPVAITVEGANILTRSLIIFGQGAVRAHPYVLDEMLAVQEQDADLAVERFDQLLLGHAGFLLGNAARSFFLGLTRGRLAQVPGDGVSGRYQQRLSWMSAAFAFSADVTMLLVGGELKRRERLSARLGDVLSELYLASAVLRHFQQQDQPPEDLPLARWALDDCLARIGTAFDGLFANYPNRALGWLLRWLVFPTGQPHHGPDDALGQQVAELLLAPGDSRDRLTDGIYLSEDPAEATGRLELALAQADAAGQVQRKLRGALKSGELAVGADEDLLAQAQAAGVLDAGEVALLGGYQELLREIIAVDAFPAGSFRRVSTTA
- a CDS encoding cysteine hydrolase family protein — protein: MAISIDKSKTALLVMDVQNDITHIDSPMARQLGFAQMIQQTGMLNNLRRLMDACRANGVPVVHVLIDLEGGVQPRWPHRGGFFELVSGGKVCKRGTWGGEAAELVKPLPGEAIVYKCIFSAFVSSGLQELLDAQGITDLILSGVSTDAVVESTAWDANDRGYSNILAENCCIAGSQEAHDISVQRMAGRCDVAKADEIIAALA
- a CDS encoding Rieske 2Fe-2S domain-containing protein, which encodes MDQITDRNGLNLSDLLDCVRDAPDEGRFEVARRIFADPAIFELEMRNIFESTWVYLAHESQIPNPHDFVAARIGRKPVLVTRGEDGRVNAFLNSCSHRGAELTSSKRGNKRTLTCPYHGWVYDSSGRCMNVDAESRGGYTDYFASLSHDLARVKIGVYRGFVFGSLNEAVEPIEQYLGGSAAVIDAMADQSPDGLELVRGGIRYTCRANWKMQLENIDGYHFFPVHTSYIGLILERQKKATSAIKTIDPTQMASLPGGSYQFENGHSMDWGLMPNGDDRPLGFQRERITREFGPDKARWMIDAVRNLVVFPNLLLMDQSSSTVRIVHPLSVDQTLIEVYCVAPRGEPKAARERRLRQFEDFLGPAGLATPDDQAVMEACQRGFMASHRPYLQGHFRGMTHVTAGADDNARGIDLAPQFSGSDIDDETFTHTQYRQWLRLMTQQGA
- the pyrE gene encoding orotate phosphoribosyltransferase, translated to MEVYQREFFDFAIQSGVLKFGDFTLKSGRKSPYFFNAGLFNSGERLRRLGGYYAAALKRAAVPFDMLFGPAYKGIPLVAATAIALAGEQDLDMPFAFDRKEAKDHGEGGVIVGAPLAGAVMVVDDVISSGLSVQHSAALIQSAGAHLAGVLVALDRQERGQGEHSAVAEVQARHGVPVVAVAGLHELMQYLENDTRMAAQAAAIRTYRAQYGVA
- a CDS encoding exodeoxyribonuclease III, translating into MKIITLNLNGIRSAWRKGVADFLAGENADLVCMQETKAQRPQFSAEMLAPGSCQGFFHDAIKPGYSGVGIYTRRTPDRVVEGLGWADFDAEGRWLQVDFGCLSVVSLYLPSGSSSEARQQVKFSVMERLTPLLRQMRNDGRDWIICGDINIAHKNIDIKNWRGNQKNSGFLPEERAWLDLLFDELGWVDAFRAVNQEPDQYTWWSNRGQAWAKNVGWRIDYQILSPGLRDCVRSARIHTAERFSDHAPLIMEYALPPA